Proteins encoded together in one Camelina sativa cultivar DH55 chromosome 9, Cs, whole genome shotgun sequence window:
- the LOC104716078 gene encoding pentatricopeptide repeat-containing protein At1g63070, mitochondrial-like produces MRSSAAITGKRLLHRHTRVITGSAPALCGFCCSARPFSGHSYDYRERLSKTRLSDLKLDDAVGLFSVMVQSRPRPSITEFCKLLSAIAKMKRFDVAISLGEQMQNLGISHNLYSYSILINCFCRRSQLSLALAVLGKMMKLGYKLDVVTLNSLLNGFCHSKRIADAVALVDQMVVMGYQPNTVTFTTLIHGLFLHNESSEAVALVERMALKGCQPDLVTYGVHLKVNINPYVGS; encoded by the coding sequence ATGAGGAGCTCAGCTGCGATTACGGGGAAGAGACTTCTTCATCGGCATACTCGGGTGATTACAGGTTCGGCTCCTGCTCTCTGCGGTTTTTGTTGCTCGGCACGACCTTTTTCTGGTCATAGTTATGATTACAGAGAGAGATTGAGCAAAACTCGGCTGAGTGATTTAAAGTTAGACGATGCTGTTGGTTTGTTCAGTGTTATGGTACAGTCTCGTCCACGCCCTTCAATCACTGAGTTCTGTAAACTGTTGAGTGCTATTGCTAAGATGAAGAGGTTTGATGTTGCCATCTCTCTTGGTGAGCAGATGCAGAATTTGGGAATTTCACATAATCTCTATAGTTACAGCATTTTGATTAACTGTTTTTGCCGGCGGTCTCAGCTCTCTCTTGCTTTAGCTGTTCTTGGCAAGATGATGAAACTCGGCTATAAGCTCGATGTTGTCACGCTGAACTCGCTGCTCAATGGTTTCTGTCACAGTAAGAGGATTGCAGATGCTGTTGCTTTGGTGGATCAGATGGTGGTAATGGGATATCAACCTAATACCGTTACATTTACAACTCTTATCCATGGACTTTTTCTCCACAACGAATCTTCCGAAGCTGTGGCTTTAGTTGAGCGGATGGCTTTGAAAGGATGTCAACCGGACCTAGTGACATACGGTGTG
- the LOC109126609 gene encoding defensin-like protein 278 — translation MKSSFTFTIFFFVLLLTSCVVMSARMQESTNDILKPITCNTNEDCAKYCKGPIHNCVFHTCQCVPGNPNCC, via the exons ATGAAAAGCTCATTCAcgttcaccatcttcttctttgttcttctccttACCTCTT GTGTGGTGATGAGCGCGAGGATGCAAGAGAGCACAAACGATATATTGAAGCCTATAACATGCAATACCAATGAAGACTGTGCTAAATATTGCAAAGGTCCAATCCACAACTGCGTATTTCATACTTGTCAATGCGTACCAGGAAATCCTAATTGTTGCTAG
- the LOC104714711 gene encoding probable cysteine-rich repeat secretory protein 6 codes for MTRIIKQFVVALFCFFLLFLGAMSQPFQNLTDCNKEPDAYQSNRNTVLSTLRNRSSLGSYYSNATAGLKPNTVYGMFLCIGNISKTSCSDCVHSATSGIAETCETHDSSFIFSGDCMVRYTDVSFYSLVEASPSTSSYAPINSSDSPKFFNKTLPGKIDELVLKVPSSSSSRIPYFVEDQEHVTQLEGSYDIEAMAQCSPDLDPRNCTVCLELVVQQFSECCSQSRWARILFPKCLLRYNISALQPNITSLGVRKGDDIFGRTFIAIMIALLMGLL; via the exons atgacaagAATCATTAAACAATTTGTTGTCGctctgttttgcttcttcttattgTTTCTCGGAGCCATGTCCCAACCTTTTCAAAATCTAACCGATTGCAACAAAGAACCCGATGCATATCAATCGAACCGCAACACCGTCCTTTCCACTCTTCGCAACCGTTCCTCTCTCGGAAGCTATTATTCCAACGCCACGGCCGGTCTTAAACCAAACACAGTCTATGGCATGTTCCTATGCATAGGAAACATAAGCAAAACATCTTGTTCAGACTGTGTCCATTCCGCAACGTCGGGAATCGCTGAAACTTGCGAGACTCATGACAGCTCTTTCATATTCTCTGGCGACTGTATGGTTCGGTACACGGACGTTTCCTTCTACTCGCTCGTAGAAGCTTCACCTAGCACCTCTAGTTACGCTCCGATCAATTCTTCGGATTCTCCCaaatttttcaacaaaacacTTCCTGGAAAAATAGACGAGCTTGTCCTCAAAGTACCGTCGTCTTCTTCGTCACGGATTCCATATTTTGTGGAAGATCAAGAACATGTAACTCAACTGGAGGGTTCGTATGATATAGAGGCAATGGCCCAGTGTAGTCCAGATCTTGATCCAAGAAACTGCACCGTGTGCTTGGAACTTGTAGTCCAACAATTCTCCGAGTGTTGCAGCCAATCTCGTTGGGCTCGTATCTTATTTCCTAAATGTCTCCTCAGGTATAACATATCCGCTTTGCAACCGAACATAACGAGTCTTGGCGTTAGAAAAG gAGATGATATATTTGGAAGAACGTTTATTGCAATCATGATCGCTTTACTAATGGGTTTATTATGA
- the LOC104714710 gene encoding nuclear pore complex protein DDB_G0274915-like, protein MRIYFSETECRNCYHCRASGWLNNSQESQPRVVIGSSVTSTPVSPGPVQEHHSVAVGSTSTSTPTPFSFGSAPAATSTSTSSPFSFGPVQSVPATQSAATIANAFGSPSQRPAFQAPVLATSSGSGASGTSTSSTSSSDHSSSPFGLGSAPAATTSVSSGPTQSIFKAPVQVNTGSGASATSTSSTSSPPQSSTIFGFAPAFTSVSSASTQPLFGFGASSAPTPALLGVGAIQDPVQAGASSTAPCIGFPPVTSSSTTRTVFGGSHFGPRQLSVPASPASGSSAFTSVFGYTPPAPSFSNRFGQNHRSIFDTHTESLHSQFGFPGFGVGYLPGTSSNLFSPNPPNFGSGSVGGGGPQPFGFSGATTASPSSPFSSPSIFSSNPNIGSQPFFASHGWSNHTEQGSRIPGYAPTFTDDGQNKSLWDLSTGKGKDKYISISASKPYQHKSHEELRWDDYKRGDKGGWFAGAHTSPIGSRPNFDYTTPTGFFPGMTRYQSSISPPSTTVPPINSSVQGPHETATVPPPAHGCTACGATSSSSASGNFTFNGATSPPSAATTPPGMFFPTTGFGPMMFGTPLAVQGTTHPSAATIPPGMIFPTTGFGPMSFGTNLATQGTTPALQAYPVQGYLFLPFAAMNLQ, encoded by the exons ATGAGAATTTATTTTTCTGAGACAGAGTGCAGAAACTGTTACCATTGCCGCGCTTCAGGCTGGCTCAATAATAGCCAAGAATCTCAACCGCGCGTTGTGATTGGCTCATCCGTCACTTCAACTCCCGTTAGTCCCGGACCAGTTCAAGAACATCATTCTGTTGCTGTTGGTTCCACATCAAcatcaacaccaacaccatTCAGCTTTGGATCTGCCCCTGCTGCTActtcaacatcaacatcatcaccatTCAGCTTCGGTCCAGTGCAATCTGTCCCCGCAACTCAGTCTGCCGCAACTATCGCTAATGCATTTGGATCTCCCTCACAAAGACCAGCCTTCCAAGCTCCTGTACTAGCTACTAGTTCTGGTTCTGGTGCATCTGGAACTTCCACATCCTCAACTTCATCTTCAGATCACAGCTCTTCACCATTCGGACTCGGATCCGCTCCTGCTGCCACCACATCTGTTAGTTCCGGACCAACGCAATCTATATTTAAAGCTCCTGTCCAAGTTAATACTGGTTCTGGTGCATCTGCCACTTCCACATCCTCAACTTCATCTCCACCTCAAAGTTCTACTATTTTCGGATTCGCACCTGCTTTTACATCGGTTAGTTCTGCTTCAACGCAACCTTTATTTGGGTTTGGTGCATCCTCTGCTCCCACACCAGCTTTACTTGGGGTTGGGGCAATTCAAGATCCCGTCCAAGCTGGTGCATCTAGCACTGCCCCATGCATTGGTTTCCCGCCAGTAACTTCCTCCTCAACCACTAGAACAGTTTTTGGTGGTTCACATTTTGGGCCAAGGCAACTTTCTGTCCCAGCGTCTCCGGCGAGTGGCTCTTCAGCTTTTACTTCTGTTTTTGGATACACGCCACCAGCACCCTCCTTTTCAAACCGTTTCGGACAAAACCACCGATCTATTTTTGATACACATACAGAGAGTCTTCATTCACAGTTTGGTTTCCCCGGATTTGGTGTTGGTTACTTGCCTGGGACTTCCTCCAACCTATTTAGCCCAAATCCACCAAATTTTGGTAGTGGTTCAGTAGGTGGAGGAGGTCCTCAACCTTTTGGTTTCAGTGGAGCTACTACTGCGTCGCCGAGCTCGCCTTTTTCATCACCTTCTATATTCAGCAGCAATCCCAATATTGGATCCCAGCCGTTTTTTGCATCTCATGGATGGAGTAACCACACTGAACAAGGTAGTAGAATTCCTGGTTATGCGCCTACATTTACGGATGATGGACAAAACAAATCTCTTTGGGATCTCTCCACTGGAAAAGGCAAAGACAAATATATTTCCATATCTGCTTCCAAGCCGTATCAACATAAAAGCCATGAAGAACTAAGGTGGGATGATTACAAGCGAGGAGACAAAG GTGGGTGGTTTGCTGGTGCTCATACCTCTCCCATAGGCTCAAGGCCAAACTTTGATTATACAACCCCAACTGGTTTCTTCCCTGGTATGACCCGGTATCAGAGCTCTATTTCACCACCATCCACAACAGTTCCTCCCATTAACTCGAGTGTTCAGGGACCCCATGAAACCGCTACTGTTCCTCCTCCAGCACACGGATGCACTGCATGTGGAGCAACCAGTAGCTCCTCTGCTTCTGGTAATTTCACATTTAATGGTGCCACAAGTCCTCCCTCAGCTGCAACAACTCCTCCCGGGATGTTCTTTCCCACCACTGGTTTTGGTCCTATGATGTTTGGTACACCTCTTGCTGTTCAAGGCACAACTCATCCATCAGCTGCAACAATTCCTCCCGGGATGATCTTTCCTACCACTGGTTTTGGTCCTATGAGTTTTGGTACAAATCTTGCTACTCAAGGCACAACTCCAGCACTTCAAGCCTATCCTGTTCAAGGTTACCTTTTTCTCCCGTTCGCCGCCATGAATCTGCAGTGA
- the LOC104714709 gene encoding defensin-like protein 278, giving the protein MKSSFTFTIFFFVLLLTSCEVMSARMQESTNNVLTIPCNTNEDCAKSCRGPFHHCKNQSCQCVEGNPNCC; this is encoded by the exons ATGAAGAGCTCCTTCAcgttcaccatcttcttctttgttcttctccttACCTCTT gtgAGGTGATGAGCGCAAGGATGCAAGAGAGCACAAACAATGTATTGACTATACCATGCAATACCAATGAAGACTGTGCTAAGTCTTGCAGAGGTCCATTCCACCACTGCAAAAATCAGAGTTGTCAATGCGTAGAAGGAAATCCTAATTGTTGCTAG
- the LOC104714708 gene encoding mucin-5AC-like: MSIEFSEPECRNCYHCRTSGILNIQESELSNVTGSSVNSMPVSPRPVQALGYDSALNVSTSTTSSPVHISSPFGFSPDVSSAPTQALGPTTSGFCASTALTPPKFGSVQPPVQATFGSGAPSTSTSFSFLPFGYVPAPPRSSPFGPAQDMPWGINSFSTGCGIEWVRSDVGVWPASSSSTTTTTVVFGTTPVSVSSQFGPVQDFPKTTSVCASSTSAPTKCEGSLARCGLDYSPASSSLNLFGPNPSTTASLFGTSAASVSSPFQPVQHSLRNGVPKLTCVCVSSTKKNPGKESYCYIGGRSSKDLGEQRLNVSGKEPSLIRQMQVSTQICLESEPYEEDLVESTVQEEVALSMKICQEKMGLD; this comes from the coding sequence ATGAGTATTGAGTTCTCTGAACCAGAATGCAGAAACTGTTACCATTGTCGCACTTCAGGCATACTCAATATTCAAGAATCCGAACTGAGCAATGTGACTGGCTCATCAGTCAATTCAATGCCGGTTAGTCCCCGACCAGTTCAAGCTCTTGGATATGATTCTGCTCTTAATGTTTCAACCTCAACAACATCATCTCCAGTTCACATTTCTTCACCATTCGGATTTTCTCCTGATGTTAGTTCTGCTCCAACGCAAGCTCTTGGTCCAACCACTTCCGGTTTCTGTGCATCTACTGCTCTCACACCACCTAAATTCGGGTCAGTGCAACCTCCTGTCCAAGCTACTTTTGGTTCTGGTGCGCCTAGCACTTCAACATCCTTTAGCTTCCTCCCATTTGGTTACGTCCCAGCACCTCCACGTTCTTCACCATTTGGGCCAGCGCAAGATATGCCTTGGGGTATTAATTCATTTTCTACAGGATGCGGTATTGAATGGGTCAGATCTGATGTTGGTGTCTGGCCagcatcttcttcctctactactactactacagtAGTTTTCGGTACAACACCAGTGAGTGTTTCTTCACAGTTTGGGCCAGTGCAAGATTTTCCCAAGACTACTTCTGTTTGTGCTTCAAGCACCTCAGCACCTACAAAGTGTGAAGGTTCTTTAGCTAGATGTGGTTTGGATTATTCGCCAGCATCTTCCTCTCTTAACCTTTTCGGACCAAACCCATCGACTACTGCATCACTTTTTGGTACATCTGCGGCAAGTGTTTCGTCACCTTTTCAGCCAGTGCAACATTCACTAAGGAATGGTGTTCCCAAGCTtacttgtgtgtgtgtttcaaGCACCAAAAAGAATCCAGGTAAAGAATCTTACTGCTACATTGGTGGTAGAAGCAGTAAGGACCTCGGTGAACAGCGGTTGAATGTTTCAGGTAAAGAACCTTCACTAATACGACAGATGCAAGTTTCAACTCAAATCTGCTTAGAGTCAGAACCATATGAAGAAGATCTTGTGGAATCAACTGTGCAAGAAGAAGTGGCCTTAAGCATGAAAATCTGTCAAGAAAAAATGGGTTTAGACTAG
- the LOC104716076 gene encoding cysteine-rich repeat secretory protein 8-like encodes MAIFIRYTAPLFCFFFLFSLFSHQTMSQPQHMHTFCDDKLSDNFTQTSSYKSNRETLLSSLRDRSSLGTYSNATIGLSPDTVHGMFLCRGDLTKTSCSDCVKTATLEITKHNCTNRKTAIIYYEECMVRYSNVSFFNLVDDGPYVVKYSVASFPTSLFSSFQKTLSNKVEQLIILTSSKSSLSSSTPYYVKDKSRVNDFEGSYTLDTMVQCSPDLDPANCGACLRLAAQSVSGCCTNARWAHFYLPKCFLKYDTTGLPSSQSPNGASSINVMKGLYHS; translated from the coding sequence atgGCAATTTTCATCAGATACACTGctcctttgttttgcttctttttcttattttctctcttttctcaccaAACCATGTCTCAGCCTCAACACATGCACACTTTCTGTGACGACAAATTATCCGACAACTTCACACAAACCAGCTCATACAAATCAAACCGTGAAACCCTACTATCTTCTCTCCGTGACCGTTCCTCCCTCGGAACTTATTCTAATGCCACAATCGGTCTTAGCCCCGACACAGTCCATGGCATGTTCCTCTGCCGTGGAGACCTCACCAAAACATCTTGTTCGGACTGTGTCAAGACGGCAACCCTAGAAATCACTAAACATAACTGCACTAATAGAAAAACTGCTATAATATACTACGAGGAGTGTATGGTTCGATACTCCAACGTTTCCTTCTTCAACCTCGTAGATGACGGGCCTTACGTCGTTAAATACTCTGTCGCTTCTTTTCCTACTTCTCTTTTTAGTTCGTTCCAAAAAACTTTATCCAATAAGGTAGAGCAACTAATTATCCTCACATCATCAAagtcttctttgtcttcttctacgCCTTATTACGTGAAGGATAAATCACGCGTGAATGACTTTGAAGGCTCGTATACGTTAGACACAATGGTTCAGTGTAGTCCTGATCTTGATCCAGCAAATTGCGGCGCCTGCTTGAGACTTGCAGCCCAAAGTGTCTCAGGCTGTTGTACCAATGCTCGTTGGGCTCACTTCTATCTTCCTAAATGTTTTTTGAAGTATGATACGACCGGTTTGCCAAGTTCTCAGTCACCAAACGGCGCATCGTCTATTAACGTTATGAAAGGTTTATATCATTCATAA
- the LOC104716077 gene encoding uncharacterized protein LOC104716077, with the protein MQQPTSLIAKVLKAKYYPKQSLLTSACKANSSYAWKSIFQGIKLISTGLKYIVGNGKQINVWQDPWLHLNPPRPARGPGASTNPNLKVSDLLLHGHWNEPLLNNIIHHEDIPHIKNIRPSITGADDVLTWIHTKDGLYSVKSGYHVQRKLSHNTIQDKPFARLWKQNMPQKIKHFWWRCLHNVVPTAENLKKRRMLKDDTCQRCGEAPETINHLLFQCRISKEIWDLTANFNGIRSPFYLNSVDQNIELLLNLNNNQRKDASLFPFIGWRIWKMRNDLIFNNKRWSLPDTINKAILDFQQWKESYSINKHDSQKYTVPEHHKHQSSATNTSISSITKEAKGYCCFVDASWNSPNDSTGIGWALYNKNAQIVLKGMVSINPMSTPLEVEAEALRMAVLHTNRLGYTNVVFFGDAESLYQQTSRIFSGNHRCHQADHTILATLLKDIENIARSYETINFVKIPRFLNGVADGLAKQARINRSSFVISWNHVN; encoded by the coding sequence ATGCAGCAGCCAACATCCCTTATAGCTAAGGTTTTGAAGGCCAAATACTACCCAAAGCAGAGTCTGCTCACCTCAGCATGTAAAGCGAACTCCAGCTACGCTTGGAAGAGCATATTCCAAGGTATTAAGCTTATCTCTACAGGCCTCAAATACATCGTGGGTAATGGGAAACAAATTAATGTATGGCAGGATCCGTGGTTACATCTCAACCCACCAAGACCAGCTCGAGGACCTGGAGCATCCACTAACCCAAACCTGAAAGTTAGTGATCTACTATTACACGGGCATTGGAATGAACCTCTTCTCAACAACATCATTCACCATGAGGATATCCCACATATTAAAAACATACGACCATCTATCACAGGAGCGGATGATGTGCTTACCTGGATTCATACTAAAGATGGGCTCTATTCAGTTAAATCCGGGTATCATGTTCAACGAAAACTTTCTCATAATACCATTCAGGATAAACCTTTTGCAAGACTTTGGAAACAAAATATGCCTCAGAAAATTAAGCACTTTTGGTGGCGATGTCTTCATAATGTGGTTCCAACTGCAGAAAActtaaagaaaagaaggatGTTGAAGGATGACACTTGTCAGAGATGTGGTGAGGCACCAGAGACTATCAATCATTTACTCTTCCAATGCCGTATAAGCAAGGAGATATGGGATCTCACAGCAAATTTTAATGGTATAAGATCACCTTTCTACCTTAACTCTGTTGATCAGAATATAGAACTATTGCTGAATCTAAATAACAACCAAAGGAAGGATGCAAGTTTATTCCCTTTCATTGGTTGGCGTATCTGGAAAATGCGTAATGACTtgattttcaataataaaagaTGGTCCCTTCCAGATACAATTAATAAGGCCATTCTTGATTTTCAGCAATGGAAAGAAAGTTATAGCATTAACAAACATGATTCACAGAAGTATACAGTTCCGGAACATCATAAGCATCAATCCTCTGCAACAAACACTTCAATTAGTTCCATTACTAAAGAAGCAAAAggttattgttgttttgttgatgcGTCGTGGAACTCTCCTAATGATTCTACAGGGATTGGCTGGGCTTTATACAATAAAAATGCACAAATTGTTCTCAAAGGCATGGTATCTATCAATCCTATGAGTACACCTCTGGAGGTTGAAGCCGAAGCATTAAGAATGGCAGTACTTCATACTAACAGGCTGGGATACACCAATGTGGTCTTCTTTGGTGATGCAGAGAGCTTGTATCAGCAGACAAGTCGTATTTTCTCTGGTAATCATCGATGTCATCAAGCTGATCACACTATATTGGCGACCCTTTTAAAGGACATTGAGAACATTGCTCGGTCATATGAAACTATCAATTTTGTTAAAATCCCACGGTTTCTGAATGGTGTAGCTGATGGTCTAGCAAAACAAGCTAGGATAAATCGATCAAGTTTTGTAATCTCATGGAACCATGTAAATTGA
- the LOC104714707 gene encoding uncharacterized protein LOC104714707, with protein sequence MAQSSENVLPTLRDFFDSKKPGEEDEFMFYRVLNSSCKKPPKPGNKAKERHGFFFNQGTKERSRRNISDAEKFSVEQYSSGGFFGVRLNTNGRQQQQQQQQQQQQRSAKSLGSEKNMEPRLQKSFSARIQLPFMSASKGSNQYSSTNSSSSTSWFSRIKKMSNPFSNRNPLIPKSGDISGEMVSRNKSLRKSSPVHLHAYLSIEYELGMPVFTFSLDRPDDVYMASARMDDNDSRFVYSFRYIGGRSNKNFGEQRLNVSGKESSQIGQMQVSTQICLESEPYEEDLVESTVSEFVLFDIARARRSGFKHENMSRQNSFRRGGLDLSQSIFSETENSASDLRQEKLPRQNSFSRGLMRSLSKHSETSASDPWPASDLHPGLEIAAIVIQDSSSDSKLSSHREMKVIVPAGNHGLPDTENSCPTPILQRWRSGGGCDCSGWDMGCHLFVLESPELTDNHHGLELFIEGEKEITPAMTMVFIREGQYEVNFHAKLSALQAFSVCVAELHRSEVSRGERSNSLSRCSSLRELIDMETPVNTRDVPSSFMPNVTFSPISRV encoded by the exons atggcaCAGAGTTCTGAAAATGTTCTTCCTACTCTACGAGATTTCTTCGATTCCAAAAAGCCAggggaagaagatgagtttaTGTTTTATCGGGTCCTTAACTCCTCATGCAAGAAACCTCCAAAACCGGGAAACAAGGCAAAGGAGAGacatggtttcttcttcaatcaaGGCACCAAGGAGAGAAGCAGAAGGAACATATCAGATGCTGAAAAGTTTTCAGTGGAGCAATATTCTTCTGGTGGTTTTTTTGGGGTACGGTTGAACACAAATGGGAgacaacagcaacagcaacagcaacaacaacaacaacaacgatcaGCTAAGTCTTTAGGCTCAGAGAAAAACATGGAACCAAGATTGCAGAAGTCATTCTCAGCTAGAATACAATTACCCTTTATGTCTGCTTCAAAGGGAAGCAATCAGTATTCTTCTACTAATAGTTCAAGCTCAACAAGCTGGTTTAGCCGTATCAAGAAAATGTCCAATCCGTTTTCAAATCGAAATCCTCTGATTCCCAAATCAGGTGATATCAGTGGagaaatggtttcaagaaacAAGTCCTTGAGAAAGTCTTCACCTGTTCATCTACATGCTTATCTCAGTATCGAATATGAACTTGGGATGCCTGTTTTCACCTTTTCTCTAGACCGTCCTGATGATGTGTATATGGCCAGTGCAAGAATGGATGATAATGACTCCCGGTTTGTCTATTCGTTTCGCTATATTGGTGGTAGAAGCAATAAGAATTTTGGGGAACAGCGGTTGAATGTTTCAGGTAAAGAATCTTCACAAATAGGACAGATGCAAGTTTCAACTCAGATCTGCTTAGAGTCAGAACCATATGAAGAGGATCTTGTGGAATCAACTGTGTCAGAATTTGTTCTTTTCGACATTGCACGTGCAAGAAGAAGTGGCTTCAAGCATGAAAACATGTCAAGACAGAACAGTTTCAGACGAGGAGGATTAGACCTGAGTCAATCGATATTCTCAGAGACAGAGAACTCTGCATCTGATCTAAGACAAGAAAAGCTGCCGAGGCAGAATAGTTTCAGCCGAGGATTGATGCGTAGTCTATCAAAACATTCAGAGACCTCTGCATCTGATCCTTGGCCAGCCTCAGATTTACATCCAGGCCTAGAGATTGCAGCAATCGTTATTCAAGACTCTTCTTCAGACAGCAAACTCTCGAGTCATCGTGAGATGAAAGTCATAGTTCCAGCAGGAAACCACGGTTTACCTGATACTGAAAACTCATGTCCGACACCGATACTGCAGAGATGGAGATCAGGTGGAGGCTGTGACTGTAGCGGATGGGACATGGGATGTCACCTTTTTGTTCTAGAATCTCCAGAACTCACTGACAATCATCACGGTTTGGAACTTTTCATAGAG GGTGAGAAGGAGATCACACCTGCAATGACAATGGTATTCATCAGAGAAGGACAATATGAAGTTAACTTCCACGCAAAGCTCTCAGCATTACAAGCATTCTCTGTCTGTGTAGCCGAGCTGCACAGAAGTGAAGTctcaagaggagaaagaagcaaCTCTTTGTCTAGATGCAGTTCACTCAGGGAGCTTATCGACATGGAAACTCCGGTGAATACAAGAGATGTCCCTTCTTCTTTCATGCCTAATGTCACCTTCTCTCCGATATCAAGAGTTTAA
- the LOC104714706 gene encoding probable serine/threonine-protein kinase At5g41260 — protein sequence MGCEVSKLCAFCCVSEPEGSNHGVTGLDEDRRGEGNDLPQFREFSIETLRNATSGFAAENIVSEHGEKAPNVVYKGKLDNQRRIAVKRFNRKAWPDSRQFLEEARAVGQLRNYRMANLLGCCYEGEERLLVAEFMPNETLAKHLFHWESQPMKWAMRLRVALHIAQALEYCTGKGRALYHDLNAYRVLFDDDSNPRLSCFGLMKNSRDGKSYSTNLAFTPPEYLRTGRVTPESVMYSYGTLLLDLLSGKHIPPSHALDLIRDRNIQMLIDSCLEGQFSSDDGTELIRLASRCLQYEPRERPNPKSLVTAMIPLQRDLETPSHELMGIPSSASTTPLSPLGEACLRTDLTAIHEILEKLSYKDDEGAATELSFQMWTNQMQDSLNYKKKGDVAFRHKDFVNTIDCYTQFIEGGTMVSPTVYARRSLCYLMNEMPQEALNDAMQAQVISPAWHIASYLQSVALSALGQENEAHAALKDGTMLESKRNTL from the exons ATGGGTTGTGAGGTTTCCAAGTTATGTGCATTTTGTTGTGTATCAGAACCTGAAGGATCTAATCATGGAGTCACAGGGTTAG ATGAGGATAGGAGAGGTGAAGGGAATGATTTGCCTCAGTTTCGTGAATTCTCAATTGAGACGTTAAGGAACGCTACATCAGGATTTGCTGCAGAGAATATAGTTTCAGAGCATGGTGAAAAAGCTCCAAATGTTGTCTATAAAGGCAAATTGGATAATCAAAGACGTATTGCTGTTAAAAGGTTTAATAGGAAAGCTTGGCCTGATTCTCGTCAGTTTCTG GAGGAAGCTAGAGCTGTTGGTCAGTTAAGGAACTATAGAATGGCAAATCTTCTTGGATGTTGTTATGAAGGTGAAGAGAGACTTCTTGTTGCTGAGTTTATGCCTAACGAAACTTTGGCCAAGCATCTTTTCCATT GGGAGTCACAACCGATGAAGTGGGCGATGCGACTAAGAGTAGCTTTACATATTGCTCAAGCTTTAGAATATTGTACTGGCAAAGGACGTGCGCTCTACCACGACTTGAATGCTTACAGAGTTCTCTTTGATGAT GACTCAAATCCAAGACTTTCGTGCTTCGGTCTGATGAAAAATAGTAGAGACGGGAAGAGTTATAGTACCAATCTGGCGTTCACTCCTCCCGAGTATCTCAGAACAG GTCGGGTGACACCAGAAAGTGTGATGTACAGTTATGGAACTCTGTTGCTTGATCTTCTTAGTGGAAAACACATTCCTCCAAGCCAT GCGCTGGACCTCATAAGGGACAGGAACATTCAAATGTTGATCGATTCATGCCTGGAGGGTCAATTTTCGAGTGACGACGGGACTGAACTAATACGGTTAGCTTCTAGATGCTTGCAGTATGAGCCCCGAGAGCGTCCTAACCCGAAGTCTCTAGTTACTGCAATGATCCCTCTACAGAGGGATCTTGAG ACTCCTTCTCATGAACTGATGGGCATACCAAGCAGCGCCTCAACCACACCCCTTTCACCACTTGGAGAAGCGTGCCTAAGAACAGATCTAACTGCCATACATGAGATTCTTGAAAAGCTTAGCTATAAAGATGATGAGGGTGCAGCCACAGAG CTTTCGTTCCAGATGTGGACCAATCAGATGCAAGACTCGCTGAACTACAAGAAAAAGGGTGATGTTGCTTTCCGACATAAAGACTTTGTAAATACCATTGACTGTTATACCCAG TTCATTGAGGGCGGGACAATGGTTTCCCCAACTGTATATGCAAGAAGAAGTCTGTGTTACCTAATGAATGAGATGCCGCAAGAGGCGCTGAATGATGCAATGCAAGCCCAAGTGATATCTCCTGCTTGGCATATCGCATCGTATCTTCAATCTGTAGCCCTGTCAGCTCTAGGACAAGAGAACGAAGCACATGCTGCTCTTAAAGACGGAACAATGCTCGAAAGCAAAAGAAACAcactatga